A window of the Coprobacter fastidiosus genome harbors these coding sequences:
- the rplT gene encoding 50S ribosomal protein L20, protein MPRSVNHVASRARRKKILKLTKGYYGSRKNVWTVAKNTWEKGLTYAYRDRKAKKREFRALWIQRINAAARLEGMSYSKLMGALHKAGIEINRKVLADLAMNNNDAFKAIVEQAKKA, encoded by the coding sequence ATGCCAAGATCAGTAAATCACGTTGCTTCAAGAGCAAGAAGAAAGAAAATTTTAAAATTAACCAAAGGTTACTATGGTTCTAGAAAAAATGTTTGGACCGTAGCTAAAAATACATGGGAGAAAGGTTTAACCTATGCTTACCGTGACCGTAAAGCTAAAAAACGCGAGTTCAGAGCATTGTGGATTCAGCGTATTAATGCGGCAGCTCGTTTGGAAGGTATGTCATATTCCAAATTGATGGGGGCTTTGCATAAAGCTGGTATTGAAATCAACCGCAAAGTTCTTGCAGATTTGGCAATGAACAATAATGATGCTTTTAAGGCTATTGTAGAGCAGGCAAAAAAAGCTTAA
- a CDS encoding DUF4468 domain-containing protein: MKKLFLLLFVSMGYFFSSYGQEKLTFSKVIEVKDVDKTSIYISLRDWISTYYRDTQEVLQMDDKDAGIIIGKAIFLYSMNKLAYAAYDGKIWYSIKLQVKDGRFKVEMLNFIHENKKGNAPTCNLGLITIAENYTDKGAQKFFHNKVWKDIKVKSERESNSIFSDLEKLAASIQTVKEDSDDW; this comes from the coding sequence ATGAAGAAGCTATTTTTACTACTCTTTGTTTCTATGGGGTATTTCTTTTCTTCCTATGGTCAAGAAAAATTGACATTTAGTAAGGTTATAGAGGTTAAAGATGTAGATAAGACAAGTATTTATATTTCTTTACGAGATTGGATATCAACTTACTATAGAGATACTCAAGAGGTTTTGCAAATGGATGACAAAGACGCTGGTATTATTATAGGTAAAGCAATTTTTTTGTATTCAATGAATAAACTGGCTTATGCTGCCTATGATGGAAAGATATGGTATTCTATTAAATTGCAAGTTAAGGATGGTCGGTTTAAAGTTGAAATGTTAAATTTTATTCATGAAAATAAAAAAGGTAATGCTCCAACTTGCAACTTAGGACTAATTACCATTGCGGAAAATTATACAGATAAGGGGGCGCAAAAGTTTTTTCATAATAAGGTTTGGAAAGATATTAAAGTAAAAAGTGAACGGGAATCAAATAGTATATTTTCAGATTTAGAGAAATTGGCAGCATCAATACAAACGGTTAAGGAAGACTCTGATGATTGGTAA
- the rpmI gene encoding 50S ribosomal protein L35 — MPKMKTNSGAKKRFVLTGSGKIKRKHAFKSHILTKKTKKQKRNLTHFTLVSSADINNVKELLCLK; from the coding sequence ATGCCAAAGATGAAAACTAACTCCGGTGCCAAAAAAAGGTTCGTCCTTACCGGATCAGGAAAAATCAAAAGAAAACACGCTTTCAAAAGTCATATTCTGACGAAAAAGACTAAAAAGCAAAAAAGAAATCTTACTCATTTCACTCTTGTATCTTCTGCAGATATCAATAATGTGAAAGAGTTATTGTGCTTGAAATAA
- a CDS encoding uracil-DNA glycosylase family protein, whose translation MNDTNIIPIENHPLKPFIPQNTRMLMLGSFPPKKICWSMNFYYPNLQNDMWRIFGLVFFGDKDHFLDDTKLFDKNRITVFLEEKGIALSDTARSVKRLKDNASDKFLEVVEAADINTLLEQMPMCKAVVTTGQKATEILSDLVSSAIPPVGSFVEFEYQSRKMRFYRMPSSSRAYPKPLSEKAAVYARMFEELGLL comes from the coding sequence ATGAATGACACGAATATAATACCGATAGAAAATCATCCGTTAAAACCATTTATTCCACAAAATACTCGGATGCTGATGTTGGGGAGTTTTCCTCCGAAAAAGATATGTTGGAGCATGAATTTTTATTATCCGAATCTTCAAAATGATATGTGGCGTATTTTCGGACTCGTTTTTTTCGGAGATAAGGATCATTTTTTAGATGATACAAAACTATTCGATAAGAACCGCATTACCGTTTTTTTGGAAGAGAAAGGCATTGCTTTAAGTGATACTGCTCGATCTGTAAAGAGGTTAAAAGATAATGCCTCTGATAAATTTTTGGAAGTTGTAGAAGCTGCCGATATTAATACTTTATTAGAGCAAATGCCAATGTGCAAAGCTGTTGTCACTACAGGACAAAAGGCTACCGAGATATTGAGTGATCTTGTTTCGTCTGCAATTCCTCCTGTCGGAAGCTTTGTTGAATTTGAATATCAAAGTAGAAAAATGCGTTTTTACAGAATGCCTTCTTCTTCCCGGGCCTATCCTAAACCTTTGTCAGAAAAGGCTGCGGTATATGCCCGGATGTTCGAAGAATTAGGTTTATTGTAA
- a CDS encoding AAA family ATPase, translated as MEQKFIITIGRQYGSGGREIGKRLSQLFNIAYYDKELIKEASKESGLNAEYFEKADEKAPGSLRHMLSMSWASLGSTFGSDGSLCNENIFKYQSDVIQRIAQEHSCVIVGRCADYILRDVPNCFNIFIHAPMQNRIERITRTEPIDVKEALEKAEKINKHRAAYYNFYTDKEWGDSASYHLSIDSSILGSEETALFIKRFIELKLEQSK; from the coding sequence ATGGAACAGAAATTTATCATAACTATAGGCCGTCAATATGGAAGCGGAGGACGAGAAATCGGGAAAAGATTATCACAATTATTTAATATTGCTTATTATGACAAAGAACTAATCAAAGAGGCTTCCAAAGAAAGTGGTCTCAATGCAGAATATTTTGAAAAAGCCGATGAAAAAGCCCCCGGTTCCCTACGGCACATGCTCTCCATGAGCTGGGCATCTTTAGGCAGTACGTTCGGTAGCGACGGTTCTCTTTGTAATGAGAACATTTTTAAATATCAGTCTGATGTCATTCAACGAATAGCACAAGAACACTCTTGTGTAATTGTAGGGCGGTGCGCTGACTATATATTAAGGGATGTTCCCAATTGTTTCAATATATTTATTCACGCTCCTATGCAAAATCGCATAGAAAGAATCACCAGAACAGAACCTATCGATGTAAAAGAAGCTTTGGAAAAAGCCGAGAAAATAAATAAGCACCGTGCTGCCTATTACAACTTTTATACAGATAAAGAATGGGGAGATTCTGCTTCTTATCATTTATCGATAGACTCTTCTATTTTAGGATCAGAAGAAACAGCTCTTTTCATTAAAAGATTTATTGAACTAAAATTAGAACAATCAAAATAA
- a CDS encoding DUF4923 family protein gives MKRKVVSLAVVLLFATTISSYAQSLKDFLNSSNVKDAVSNIVSGVSGVKQSDLEGTWKYASPACSFTTEDLLKKAGGAIVANEVSEKLAGIYSKIGISSEKFGYTFADSTFVNKFMGRNSKGTYTFDAENQELNLQYQIAGLINIGKSEAKIEKSGNNIKLLFNANKLLQILTKLSSASKSSTIKTIGSVAEGYDGMLIGFELSK, from the coding sequence ATGAAAAGAAAAGTTGTATCACTTGCGGTGGTTTTATTGTTTGCCACAACTATTTCATCTTATGCACAAAGTCTGAAGGATTTTCTTAATTCTTCAAATGTAAAAGACGCTGTATCAAATATTGTATCGGGAGTCAGTGGTGTTAAACAATCTGATTTGGAGGGTACATGGAAATATGCAAGTCCCGCATGTTCATTTACTACTGAAGATCTTTTGAAAAAAGCCGGTGGTGCAATAGTCGCTAATGAAGTTAGTGAAAAATTGGCCGGCATTTATTCAAAAATAGGCATCAGTTCAGAAAAATTCGGATATACATTCGCCGATAGTACGTTTGTAAATAAATTTATGGGACGCAATTCTAAGGGAACATACACGTTCGATGCAGAAAATCAAGAGCTAAACCTACAATATCAAATTGCCGGATTAATAAATATTGGAAAATCTGAAGCTAAAATCGAGAAATCCGGGAATAACATAAAACTGTTATTTAATGCCAATAAATTGTTACAGATATTAACTAAATTATCTTCAGCATCTAAGAGCTCGACAATCAAGACAATCGGGTCCGTTGCCGAGGGTTATGACGGCATGCTGATCGGATTTGAACTAAGTAAATAA
- a CDS encoding TIGR03915 family putative DNA repair protein, whose product MNIFIYDKTFEGLLNAIFDAYSRKTFPDLLLSEDETLPLFYDDLHIVYTDNDKAERVWNGLMKKLSRPALSCLAASWLSELPEIDLLIFRYIRKAIDSPCSIELNFGDNDVLELSQIWKKVHREQHRIIQFLRFQKAMDGTFFAAIEPIYNVLSLIVPHCKDRFSDQKWIIYDLKREYGYYYDLSSVTEIQFENSNAHLLSGILDKNQMHPDEELFQKLWKEYFKAINIKERNNPKLHRQNLPVRFWKHLTEKQK is encoded by the coding sequence ATGAATATATTCATATATGATAAAACATTTGAAGGGTTGTTGAATGCAATTTTCGACGCTTATTCTCGAAAAACATTTCCGGATCTTTTACTGAGCGAAGACGAAACTCTTCCACTATTCTATGACGATTTACATATAGTATATACGGATAATGATAAAGCGGAACGGGTATGGAACGGATTGATGAAAAAGTTGTCGAGACCTGCCCTCTCCTGTCTTGCTGCCAGTTGGTTATCTGAATTGCCCGAAATAGATCTATTGATTTTTCGTTATATACGAAAAGCTATAGATTCCCCCTGTTCTATTGAACTGAATTTCGGAGATAATGATGTCTTGGAACTTTCTCAAATCTGGAAAAAAGTACATCGTGAACAACACCGAATTATTCAGTTTCTACGTTTCCAAAAAGCTATGGATGGAACATTCTTTGCAGCAATAGAGCCGATTTATAATGTATTGTCTTTAATCGTTCCTCACTGCAAGGATCGCTTTTCAGACCAGAAATGGATAATTTATGATTTAAAACGAGAATACGGATACTATTATGATCTGTCTTCGGTTACAGAAATACAGTTCGAAAACAGTAACGCTCATCTTCTATCCGGAATATTAGACAAAAATCAAATGCATCCCGATGAAGAATTATTTCAAAAGCTTTGGAAAGAATATTTCAAAGCAATTAATATTAAGGAAAGAAACAACCCCAAACTACATCGTCAAAACTTGCCCGTAAGGTTTTGGAAACATTTAACCGAGAAACAAAAATAA
- the thrS gene encoding threonine--tRNA ligase, producing MIKITFPDQSVKEFAKGTTPLQIAESISPRLAQDVLAASINGQEWDLSRPINEDAAIKLFKWDDPEGKHAFWHSSAHLLAEALQELYPGIKFGIGPAIENGFYYDVDPGDTPIKEGDFAAIETKMAELASKKEAIVRHDISKADALKMFGDRNEEYKVELISELEDGTISTYTQGNFTDLCRGPHLPNTAPIKAVKITSLAGAYWRGDEKRHQLTRIYGISFPKKKMLDEYLALMEEAKKRDHRKIGKELELFTFSPAVGQGLPLWLPKGALLRDRLENFLRRIQKRFGYQQVITPHIGNKLLYVTSGHYAKYGKDSFQPIHTPEEGEEFLLKPMNCPHHCEIYKAFPRSYKELPLRFAEFGTVYRYEQSGELHGLTRVRGFTQDDAHIFCRPDQLKEEFLKVMDIIFIIFKALDFKNFEAQISLRDPNNREKYIGSDENWEKAERAIVEACEEKGLNARVELGEAAFYGPKLDFMVKDAIGRRWQLGTIQVDYNLPERFELEYTGSDNQKHRPVMIHRAPFGSMERFVAVLIEHTAGKFPLWLTPEQVVVMPISEKYNDYAHEVAAQLEMQDIRTTVDDRNEKIGRKIRDNELKRIPYLLIVGEKEEQNKEVSVRKQGEGDKGSMKITTFAELLTEEVERMITQW from the coding sequence ATGATAAAAATAACTTTTCCCGATCAATCGGTTAAAGAATTCGCTAAGGGAACTACACCGTTGCAGATAGCCGAAAGTATCAGTCCTCGTTTAGCTCAGGATGTTCTTGCAGCTTCGATAAACGGGCAAGAATGGGATCTTTCTCGTCCTATAAATGAAGATGCCGCCATAAAATTATTTAAATGGGATGATCCTGAAGGAAAACATGCATTCTGGCATTCATCAGCCCATTTGTTGGCTGAAGCATTACAAGAACTTTATCCTGGAATAAAGTTCGGAATCGGTCCGGCAATAGAGAACGGATTTTATTATGATGTGGATCCAGGTGATACACCTATTAAAGAAGGCGATTTTGCAGCTATCGAAACTAAAATGGCTGAACTTGCTTCTAAAAAAGAAGCGATTGTACGGCATGATATATCGAAAGCTGATGCTTTGAAAATGTTCGGGGACCGTAATGAAGAATATAAAGTGGAGTTGATTTCCGAATTGGAAGACGGAACGATCTCAACATATACACAAGGGAATTTTACCGATCTTTGTCGAGGTCCGCATTTGCCTAATACAGCTCCGATTAAAGCAGTGAAAATAACATCTCTTGCTGGAGCATATTGGCGAGGCGATGAGAAACGTCATCAGTTGACACGTATCTATGGCATTTCTTTCCCGAAAAAGAAAATGTTGGACGAATATTTAGCTTTGATGGAAGAAGCTAAAAAACGGGATCATCGAAAAATCGGAAAGGAATTAGAATTGTTTACGTTCTCACCAGCTGTAGGGCAGGGGTTACCTTTATGGCTTCCGAAGGGAGCTCTTTTGCGTGATCGGCTTGAAAATTTTTTACGTCGTATTCAGAAACGATTCGGGTATCAACAGGTCATAACTCCCCATATCGGAAATAAATTATTGTATGTGACGTCTGGACATTATGCCAAATATGGTAAAGATTCTTTCCAGCCTATTCATACACCTGAAGAAGGTGAAGAATTTTTGTTGAAACCCATGAATTGTCCTCATCATTGTGAGATATATAAAGCATTTCCTCGTTCATATAAAGAATTGCCCTTGCGATTTGCAGAATTCGGAACAGTATATCGTTATGAACAAAGCGGAGAATTGCATGGATTGACAAGGGTTCGGGGATTTACTCAGGATGATGCTCATATTTTTTGTCGTCCCGATCAGTTGAAGGAAGAATTCTTAAAAGTAATGGATATTATATTTATTATATTCAAAGCTCTTGATTTTAAGAATTTTGAAGCTCAAATTTCTTTGCGTGATCCGAATAATCGGGAAAAATATATCGGTTCTGACGAAAATTGGGAAAAAGCAGAACGTGCTATAGTTGAGGCTTGTGAAGAAAAGGGCTTAAATGCCAGAGTCGAATTGGGAGAAGCTGCTTTTTATGGACCGAAACTCGACTTTATGGTAAAAGATGCTATCGGACGTCGTTGGCAATTAGGAACTATTCAGGTCGACTATAATTTACCGGAACGGTTCGAGCTTGAATATACAGGAAGCGATAATCAAAAACATCGTCCTGTTATGATACATCGAGCACCATTCGGCTCAATGGAACGTTTTGTTGCGGTTCTTATCGAACATACTGCCGGAAAATTCCCTTTATGGTTGACTCCGGAACAGGTCGTTGTTATGCCTATCAGTGAGAAATATAATGACTATGCACATGAAGTTGCTGCACAACTCGAAATGCAGGATATACGTACCACTGTAGATGACCGTAATGAAAAAATCGGGCGGAAAATACGCGATAATGAGCTCAAAAGAATTCCGTATTTGCTTATTGTCGGAGAAAAAGAAGAACAAAATAAAGAAGTTTCTGTAAGAAAACAGGGTGAAGGTGATAAAGGTTCGATGAAAATTACTACCTTTGCCGAACTTCTGACTGAAGAAGTTGAAAGAATGATAACCCAATGGTAA
- a CDS encoding tetratricopeptide repeat protein translates to MKIQFPHNIMVYLKRIILSFLGLISFFVPIQAQLNTERVMNIGRNALYFEDYILSIQYFNQVIKVKPYMAEPYFYRAAAKLSLEDFRGAEEDCNLCLERNPFITGAYQVRGIARQNLGDYQGAIDDYNEGLKYAPEDRTFLGNKAIAEVQLKKYDDAEKSFDKLIKTHPSYYNGYLSRSQFWLEKKDTLKAIEDIDKAISLDKHLSYAYAQRAIIKFQYTKDYQDALADMNEALRLDPNMSSYYINRALIKYHLDDLRGTMADYDRVVEIDPNNLMAHYNRGLLRAQVGEKNKAIEDFSFVLKYEPDNYFAYYNRAVLYDELGNYRAAVKDYNKVLDQYPDFYSGYYARSEAKRKSGDISGGKSDYQKAMKLYEQQKNTNKSYEEVADNIDESENDTSEKDADKVRKESDKNINKFDRLLVADNTDMKSKYTNEIRGRVQDKNFNVEIAPAFVLTCSEKPDQVKQTISFVPEVENLNRAGILPYRVLLTNAEMALDSAKINKHFVSVNDYSKLIEINPNNAVPYFGRALDFMLIQDFASSLDDLNRVIQLSDNFVLAYFMRAVVRFKQIEYRASTQDFDTQNSKSVTEAFSLPKNSASSILLPNSSSNKKESVGMDYEMVLRDYDKVIEMSPQFVYAYYNRANVRCAQRDFRAALADYNEAIRLRPDFSDAYFNRGLVYVFLGETQKGIADLSKAGELGIVSAYNVIKRLGD, encoded by the coding sequence ATGAAAATACAGTTTCCCCATAATATAATGGTATATTTAAAGAGAATCATTTTGTCGTTTTTGGGATTAATAAGTTTTTTCGTTCCGATTCAAGCTCAACTGAATACGGAACGTGTAATGAATATTGGTCGCAATGCTCTCTATTTTGAAGATTATATACTTTCCATACAGTACTTTAATCAAGTCATAAAAGTAAAGCCTTACATGGCAGAACCTTATTTTTATAGAGCTGCCGCCAAGTTAAGTCTGGAAGATTTCAGAGGTGCAGAGGAGGATTGTAATTTATGCCTCGAACGTAACCCTTTTATAACAGGTGCATATCAGGTTCGAGGAATTGCCCGTCAAAATTTAGGAGATTATCAAGGAGCGATTGATGATTACAATGAGGGACTGAAATATGCTCCTGAAGACCGAACCTTTTTGGGAAATAAAGCAATAGCAGAAGTCCAGCTCAAAAAATATGATGATGCGGAAAAAAGTTTTGATAAACTTATCAAAACTCATCCGTCTTATTACAACGGCTATTTAAGTCGTAGCCAGTTTTGGTTAGAAAAAAAAGATACTTTGAAGGCAATCGAAGATATAGACAAAGCTATATCTTTAGACAAGCATCTTTCGTATGCATACGCACAACGGGCTATTATTAAATTTCAATATACAAAAGACTATCAAGATGCTTTGGCAGATATGAATGAAGCTTTACGGCTTGATCCGAATATGTCTTCTTATTATATTAATCGGGCATTGATAAAATATCATTTGGATGATTTGAGAGGTACAATGGCCGATTATGACAGAGTTGTGGAGATAGATCCTAATAATCTGATGGCTCATTACAATCGAGGTCTGTTAAGAGCCCAGGTCGGAGAAAAAAATAAAGCAATAGAAGATTTTTCCTTTGTATTGAAATATGAACCGGATAATTATTTTGCTTACTATAATCGGGCTGTATTATACGATGAATTGGGAAACTATAGAGCTGCAGTCAAAGATTACAATAAAGTATTGGATCAATATCCCGATTTTTATTCTGGATATTATGCCCGTTCTGAAGCAAAAAGGAAATCGGGAGATATTTCCGGCGGAAAATCAGATTATCAGAAAGCTATGAAACTTTATGAGCAACAGAAGAATACAAATAAGAGTTATGAGGAAGTAGCAGATAATATTGATGAATCTGAAAATGACACTTCAGAGAAAGATGCTGATAAGGTAAGAAAAGAGTCCGACAAAAATATAAATAAATTTGATCGATTATTGGTTGCGGACAATACCGATATGAAGAGTAAATATACTAATGAAATAAGAGGTAGAGTGCAAGATAAGAATTTCAATGTAGAGATAGCTCCGGCATTTGTTCTTACATGTTCTGAAAAACCGGATCAGGTAAAACAGACAATTTCTTTTGTCCCCGAGGTTGAAAATCTGAATAGAGCCGGGATATTGCCTTATCGGGTGTTATTGACAAATGCTGAGATGGCATTGGACTCTGCAAAAATTAATAAACATTTTGTCTCGGTCAATGATTATTCTAAATTGATAGAAATAAATCCGAATAATGCAGTCCCATATTTTGGACGAGCTCTCGATTTTATGTTGATACAAGATTTTGCAAGTTCTTTAGATGATCTGAATCGGGTGATACAGTTAAGCGATAATTTTGTTTTGGCTTATTTTATGCGAGCTGTCGTCCGGTTTAAGCAAATTGAATATCGAGCTTCTACCCAAGATTTCGATACTCAAAATAGCAAATCTGTTACAGAAGCGTTTAGTTTACCAAAGAACTCGGCATCATCGATATTATTACCCAATTCATCGTCAAATAAAAAAGAATCGGTCGGAATGGATTATGAGATGGTTCTTCGAGATTACGATAAAGTTATAGAAATGTCGCCGCAATTCGTTTACGCTTATTATAATCGAGCTAATGTAAGATGTGCACAAAGAGATTTTCGGGCAGCTTTAGCAGATTATAATGAAGCAATTCGCTTACGTCCGGATTTTTCAGATGCGTATTTTAATAGAGGATTAGTGTATGTCTTTTTAGGAGAGACTCAGAAAGGTATTGCCGATTTAAGTAAAGCCGGAGAATTAGGAATCGTTTCTGCCTATAATGTTATTAAAAGGCTGGGAGATTAA
- a CDS encoding transposase — MAKVQNISEIHPTLGFTEFDVLEKYRKSFHESELGRLHSVFPFERMAKAAGLSRQHPGRRKIFSPSAKIALMVLKAYTGFSDRQLVEHLNGNIHYQMFCGIMIDPTSPITNFKIVSAIRNEIASRLDIDTLQEVLASHWKPYLDNLHVCMTDATCYESHLRFPTDMKLLWESIEWLYRHICGHCRELGIRRPRNKYADVSESYLSYCKKRKRKVSRTRMLKRRMIRLLEKLLIQRDEIHREYGASLRYTKDYRKRLSIIRKVLVQEKEMFEGRKFSDRIVSIDRHYIRPIVRGKETKSVEFGAKVNNIQIDGISFIEHLSFNAFNEGIRLKDCIRMQQKLMSVRVRCVAADSIYANKANRKFCTKYGISTSFVRKGRAARDEPLRKVLRCELSRERATRLEGSFGTQKQHYSLSRIKARNRKTEILWIFFGIHTANAVLMIDKIRNRTVKAA; from the coding sequence ATGGCTAAGGTACAAAATATTTCGGAAATTCACCCAACTTTGGGCTTCACAGAATTTGATGTTCTAGAAAAATATCGCAAAAGTTTTCATGAGAGTGAGCTTGGCAGGCTTCATTCCGTATTTCCGTTTGAGCGTATGGCGAAGGCGGCGGGTCTGTCACGGCAGCATCCGGGCCGACGGAAGATCTTCAGCCCTTCGGCAAAGATTGCCCTTATGGTTCTGAAGGCATACACCGGATTTTCTGACAGGCAGCTGGTGGAACATCTTAACGGGAACATACATTACCAGATGTTCTGCGGAATCATGATAGATCCGACCTCTCCCATAACTAACTTCAAGATAGTCAGTGCTATCCGCAATGAGATAGCATCCCGTCTTGACATTGATACCCTCCAGGAAGTTCTGGCTTCACATTGGAAACCTTATCTTGACAACCTTCACGTGTGCATGACCGATGCCACCTGCTATGAGAGCCACCTGCGTTTTCCAACGGACATGAAACTGCTTTGGGAAAGTATCGAATGGCTCTACAGACATATCTGCGGCCATTGCAGGGAACTCGGTATAAGGCGTCCGCGCAACAAATATGCGGATGTGTCAGAGTCCTATCTTTCCTACTGCAAGAAAAGAAAAAGGAAGGTTTCACGGACAAGAATGCTCAAGCGGCGTATGATCAGACTCCTTGAAAAGCTCCTCATACAGAGGGATGAGATTCATCGGGAGTACGGGGCATCACTCCGATATACAAAGGATTATCGGAAGCGTCTTTCCATCATCAGAAAGGTTCTTGTACAGGAAAAGGAAATGTTTGAAGGTCGGAAATTCAGTGACCGCATCGTCAGCATCGACCGTCATTATATACGTCCCATCGTAAGAGGCAAGGAAACCAAGTCCGTCGAGTTCGGCGCAAAGGTTAACAACATACAGATAGACGGTATATCGTTCATCGAACACCTCTCGTTCAATGCTTTCAACGAGGGGATACGGCTTAAGGACTGTATCCGTATGCAGCAGAAACTTATGAGTGTAAGGGTTAGATGCGTGGCGGCCGACTCTATATATGCCAATAAGGCCAACAGAAAGTTCTGTACGAAATATGGAATCTCCACATCCTTTGTGCGCAAGGGAAGGGCGGCCAGGGATGAACCCTTGAGGAAGGTTCTCAGATGTGAGTTGTCAAGAGAGAGGGCCACCCGGCTTGAAGGCAGCTTCGGAACTCAAAAACAACATTACTCACTCTCAAGAATAAAGGCACGGAACAGGAAGACGGAAATCCTGTGGATTTTCTTTGGAATACATACGGCAAATGCCGTACTGATGATAGACAAGATCAGGAACAGGACGGTGAAAGCGGCATGA
- the infC gene encoding translation initiation factor IF-3, which translates to MKELYRTNEKIRVKEVRLVGENVEQGVYSIQDALRIAEEQELDLVEISPNAVPPVCRITDYQKFLYQQKKRLKEQKAKSTKVVVKEIRFGPQTDDHDYNFKLKHAKGFLEEGAKVKAYVFFKGRSILFKEQGEVLLLRFANDLEDYGRVEQLPVLEGKRMIIMITPKKK; encoded by the coding sequence ATGAAAGAGTTGTACCGTACCAATGAAAAAATTAGGGTAAAAGAAGTTAGATTGGTAGGAGAAAATGTCGAACAGGGAGTTTATTCTATTCAAGACGCTTTGCGTATTGCAGAAGAGCAAGAACTCGATCTTGTAGAAATTTCTCCAAATGCGGTTCCTCCTGTTTGTCGTATTACGGATTATCAGAAATTCCTTTATCAGCAGAAAAAACGTTTAAAAGAACAGAAAGCTAAATCGACTAAAGTAGTCGTAAAGGAGATTCGTTTCGGACCTCAGACCGATGATCATGATTATAATTTTAAATTAAAACATGCCAAAGGTTTCCTTGAAGAAGGTGCGAAAGTTAAGGCTTATGTTTTCTTTAAAGGGCGTTCTATATTGTTCAAAGAACAAGGAGAAGTGCTTTTACTTCGTTTTGCCAATGATCTGGAAGATTATGGCAGAGTAGAGCAGTTACCCGTTTTGGAAGGTAAGCGTATGATTATAATGATTACTCCTAAGAAAAAGTAG
- a CDS encoding MBL fold metallo-hydrolase, giving the protein MVIKEFHFNPFSENTYVISDSETGECAIIDAGCYYADEQDILSGYIIDNNLKVKYLLATHLHLDHNFGDRHVYNTFNVGLTAHPDDAFLLDNMKEQASMFGIQLQDPPIPIDHNVHENDIFKIGKYSLRAIHVPGHSPGSIIYYCKEEKIAFGGDVLFRGSIGRTDLPGGNYNQLITGIREKLFILPEDTVIYSGHGPSTTIGFEKKQNPYLQ; this is encoded by the coding sequence CTGGTAATTAAGGAGTTCCATTTCAATCCGTTTTCAGAAAATACGTATGTCATATCGGATAGTGAAACCGGTGAATGCGCAATCATAGACGCAGGGTGTTATTATGCAGACGAACAAGATATTCTATCGGGTTACATTATAGACAATAATTTGAAAGTCAAATATCTTTTGGCAACACATTTGCATCTCGATCATAATTTCGGAGACAGACATGTGTATAATACTTTCAATGTCGGATTAACAGCCCATCCCGATGATGCTTTTCTATTAGATAACATGAAAGAACAAGCTTCTATGTTCGGCATACAATTACAAGACCCTCCCATTCCCATTGATCATAATGTCCATGAAAACGATATTTTCAAAATCGGGAAATATTCTTTACGAGCTATACACGTACCGGGACATTCTCCCGGAAGTATCATATATTATTGCAAAGAAGAAAAAATAGCGTTTGGCGGAGACGTACTTTTCAGAGGCAGTATCGGCCGGACGGATTTACCGGGAGGAAACTATAATCAATTAATTACCGGTATTCGAGAAAAACTATTTATACTACCGGAAGATACGGTTATTTATTCCGGACACGGTCCTAGCACAACAATAGGCTTTGAAAAGAAACAAAATCCATATTTACAATAA